The Priestia koreensis genomic interval ACCTACAATTAAACGTCAATAGACGCGATGAAATTGGTAGACTAGCTAGTCACTTCTCACAAATGGCGAAAGGACTTGAACAGGTAGAAGCGAGCCGGCAGGAATTTGTTTCAAACGTCTCACATGAAATTCAATCACCTCTATCATCTATACAAGGATTTTCTCAAACCTTGCAATCTCCCTCGTTACCTGAGGGAGAACGAAGACGATATTTAGAGATTATTGAACAAGAAAGTAAGCGCATGTCGCAGCTTAGCAAACAGTTGTTAACTCTTGCTTCGCTTGATAAGGAAGATGGGCTCTTAACAAAGACAACGTTCGATCTTTCAAACCAACTAAAGCAAGTACTCATGATGACCGAATGGCATTGGCGTGAAAAAGATATTGCTGTAGATATGGAGCTTCCAAGCACATTTGTCTTTGCTGATGAAAATCTTCTTCATCAGGTATGGACAAATCTTATTACCAATAGCATTAAGTTTACAGAGCCAGGGGGAACGATCTCCGTATCGATTCGTACACGTGACACTGATTGTATGGTCACCATTTCTGATACCGGAATAGGCATTGCCCCCTCTCAGATTGAGCATATTTTTGAACGTTTCTATAAAGCAGATAAAGCAAGAGATCGCAAGGAAGCAAGCAGTGGTTTAGGTCTAGCCATTGTGAAAAAGATCATTGATTTACACGAAGGAACCATTGATGTAAAAAGCGAGTTAGGTAAAGGGACGACTTTTATCGTGACCTTCGCAAAACGCTAATTATTCATTTGTCATTTCCCGTTCACGCTCCATTCATATTTCATTCTTATTCTATTCATAGAAACAATACGATGAATGGAGTTGATGATAATGTTTCTTGCCATACGTGAGCTAAAACATGCAAAGCTACGCTACCTTTTAATAGGTTCCATTATGATGTTAATTGCCCTTCTAGTGCTTTTTGTTTCTGGATTGGCTAAAGGATTGTCTTCAGATAACGCTGCTTCAATTCAAAATCTTAAAGCGGATTATCTAGTTGTCCAAAAAGACGCAGAAGGTCGTATTAACCGATCGATGTTATCAGCAGATACAATTCATGAGATTCAAAAGCATGAATCCACAAAAAAAATGACACCACTGGGCGTTCAAATGAGCACCATTACGAAAGTAAATGCAGAGAAACAAATTGACGTGACGTTCTTTGCAGTTGATGCGAACCGTAATTTAAATCCAACGGTTGTAGAAGGAAAGAAGTTAGATAATCGAACAACACAAAACGTCGTTGTGAACGAATCCTTAAAGGAGAACGGATTTCATCTCGGTGATCAGCTTCAGATCAAAGGCACGAACAAAGCTTTTACAATTATCGGTTTTACAAAAAAACAATCATTCAGCCACACTCCTGTCATTCATATAAACAAACGCGAATGGGCTGAAATCCAACCATCAGAGTTGAAAAATCAATTTAATGCACTGGCTTTTAGCGGAAGCAAATCCTCAGCTGCGAAGTTCGAGGATTCTCTGTCTGGTGTCGAGTTGGTGACGAAAAATGACGTACTAAAAGGGATACCAGGTTATAAGGAAGAACAAGGATCCCTTGTCATGATGATCATCTTTTTATTTGTTATTGCAACCTTCGTTTTGGCAGTATTTTTCTATGTTATTACCATTCAAAAATCCAACCAGTTTGGCGTGCTAAAAGCAATTGGCGCTACTTCCCGTTATTTAACACGATCTATTTTGACTCAAATGCTATTTTTAACAGTGGTCAGCTTATTACTCGCAATTGTGATCGCCTATGGGTTAGCTGCGATATTGCCGAGTACGATGCCGTTTGAACTTAGCCCGTTTCTTGTTGGTGGTTGCTCTGCCCTGTTCATTGTTGTCTCAATTATTGGATCATTACTATCGCTGTATCGAGTAACAAAGGTAGACGCAATTGATGCGATCGGGAGGGCTGCATAATGAAAAGTAAATTACGATTGAATCACATTCGAAAAGTATATCAAGATGGAGATACGTTGGTAGAAGTATTAAAGGATGTTTCGCTAGATGTAAAAGCAGGTGAACTAATTGCAGTTGTAGGACCTTCTGGATCTGGTAAAAGCACGTTCTTATCAATTGCTGGAGCCCTTTTATCACCTACTGAAGGACAAATTCTTTTAGACGGCATTGATATTACAAAAGCATCCCCTACTCAAATGAATCACATTCGGTTAAATAAGATTGGGTTCGTCTTTCAAAATGCCCATCTCATCCCTTATTTAACGGTTCAGGATCAGCTTTTATTATTAGCAGAACTATCCGGTCAAAGAGGACGTGAAGCTTCGAAAAGAGCGGAAAAACTGTTAGCACGACTTGGATTAACACACCGCGCACACAATCATCCTGACACTTTATCAGGGGGTGAAAAGCAGCGCGTGGCGATTGCCAGAGCATGGATGAATGACCCTGAGATTCTATTAGCAGATGAACCTACCGCAAGCTTAGATTCAGAGCGTGGACGATCCGTTGTTAAAATGCTCGCTGATGAGGTCAAACTACGAGATAAGGCGGCCATTATGGTGACACATGATGAGCGAATGCTCGATTTATGCGATCGTGTCGTCTTCATGGAAGACGGTACATTACGTAGCAAGTAAACCTAGAAACCATTTTTTCTACAAGAATGCGTAGAGAAAATGGTTTTTATTCTAGATTAAATGAGGCTTGCATAGCCTATACAACAAGCCTTTGATTAATTTTTTCGAAAAAAATAATTAAAAGCGTTTTCAAAACAGTAATAATGTACTATAATACTTGTATACAAGTATACTTGATCAGCAAGGAAGGTGAATAGATGAGTGAATCAGAGGATCTTTTATATCCTACAAAGTGGCTGACAAAGGCTTCCACCGGTGATCGCGTTGCTTACGAATTAAGGATGCGTATTATTTCTGGCACGATTGAAAGCGGTACCATTTTATCTGAAAATAAATTAGCTGCCGATTTCGCTGTTAGTCGTTCACCTATTCGTGAAGCACTTAAGGTTCTAGCATCTGAAAATATTATTCGTCTCGAACGAATGGGTGCTGTGGTTATTGGTTTAACAGAAAAAGATATAGAAGAAATTTATGATGTACGCTTATTAATCGAAACATTCGTATTTGAACGGCTCGTTAAGCTAGATATCAACCAAGTCGTAAAAGAGCTAAGTAAAATTCTTGAAATGATGAAGATCGCCATCAAATACCATGATGCAGACGAATTTTCATTTCAAGACGTATTGTTTCACGAAACGATTATTCGTTCCATCGGTCATTCGCACATTATGATGATCTGGAACAACTTGAAGCCAACGATGGAAAGCCTGATCCTCTTATCAATGAGGATGCGGTTTGAAGAAAAATATGATGATTTTGAACGTATTTTTACAAATCATGAATTATATATTGAAGCTATTCGTAAAAAAGATCGCGCTCTAATGATTGAATCGTTGCACCGAAACTTTGACGATGTTCAAGGTAAAGTAGAAGACTTATGGATATCTCAACAGCTATTAGCAAACAGTGCAGACAACAACAAACAAAAATGAGAACGATTACAACAAGATAGATAAGGAATTGGGGGAATTATCATGCCATTAGTAATTGTAGCAATTGGCATCGTTGCACTATTAATTCTTATAATGGGTTTCAAATTAAATACATTTGTCTCTTTAATTATTGTATCCTTTGGGGTTGCATTAGCCCTTGGGATTCCATTAGAAAATGTCGTTAAGACGATTGAAACTGGCTTAGGCGGAACGCTCGGACATTTAGCACTTGTATTTGGGCTTGGAGCTATGCTTGGTAAATTAATTACCGACTCAGGCGGTGCACAGCGTATCGCAATGACACTTGTAAAAAAATTCGGTGAGAAAAACATCCAATGGGCTGTAGTAGCTGCTTCATTCATTATTGGAATCGCTTTATTCTTTGAAGTTGGATTAGTACTATTAATCCCAATCGTATTCGCAATCGCAAGACAGCTAAAAGTTTCAATTTTATACCTTGGTATTCCAATGGCTGCGGCATTATCTGTTACACACGGATTCTTACCACCGCATCCAGGACCAACTGTTATTGCAGGTGAGTACGGA includes:
- a CDS encoding sensor histidine kinase gives rise to the protein MRTLYLRIFLTTIFVMILSSFFAFFLSNAYYQFKLKPVNDQKLMKMANDIKDFYEHNAEDNINAYLTSVGHLGYQLYLVDEQEKNMFFGNKFRKNTLKTGTIQSVLAGNTYHGIKDYPSKVFITGFFENDLRNTVGVPITANGKKYALFLRPDTELQIGELRIFLAVLLVLTFFISVLLVIISTRYIVKPITRLTDATKRLSKGDYNLQLNVNRRDEIGRLASHFSQMAKGLEQVEASRQEFVSNVSHEIQSPLSSIQGFSQTLQSPSLPEGERRRYLEIIEQESKRMSQLSKQLLTLASLDKEDGLLTKTTFDLSNQLKQVLMMTEWHWREKDIAVDMELPSTFVFADENLLHQVWTNLITNSIKFTEPGGTISVSIRTRDTDCMVTISDTGIGIAPSQIEHIFERFYKADKARDRKEASSGLGLAIVKKIIDLHEGTIDVKSELGKGTTFIVTFAKR
- a CDS encoding ABC transporter permease; protein product: MFLAIRELKHAKLRYLLIGSIMMLIALLVLFVSGLAKGLSSDNAASIQNLKADYLVVQKDAEGRINRSMLSADTIHEIQKHESTKKMTPLGVQMSTITKVNAEKQIDVTFFAVDANRNLNPTVVEGKKLDNRTTQNVVVNESLKENGFHLGDQLQIKGTNKAFTIIGFTKKQSFSHTPVIHINKREWAEIQPSELKNQFNALAFSGSKSSAAKFEDSLSGVELVTKNDVLKGIPGYKEEQGSLVMMIIFLFVIATFVLAVFFYVITIQKSNQFGVLKAIGATSRYLTRSILTQMLFLTVVSLLLAIVIAYGLAAILPSTMPFELSPFLVGGCSALFIVVSIIGSLLSLYRVTKVDAIDAIGRAA
- a CDS encoding ABC transporter ATP-binding protein, translating into MKSKLRLNHIRKVYQDGDTLVEVLKDVSLDVKAGELIAVVGPSGSGKSTFLSIAGALLSPTEGQILLDGIDITKASPTQMNHIRLNKIGFVFQNAHLIPYLTVQDQLLLLAELSGQRGREASKRAEKLLARLGLTHRAHNHPDTLSGGEKQRVAIARAWMNDPEILLADEPTASLDSERGRSVVKMLADEVKLRDKAAIMVTHDERMLDLCDRVVFMEDGTLRSK
- a CDS encoding GntR family transcriptional regulator translates to MSESEDLLYPTKWLTKASTGDRVAYELRMRIISGTIESGTILSENKLAADFAVSRSPIREALKVLASENIIRLERMGAVVIGLTEKDIEEIYDVRLLIETFVFERLVKLDINQVVKELSKILEMMKIAIKYHDADEFSFQDVLFHETIIRSIGHSHIMMIWNNLKPTMESLILLSMRMRFEEKYDDFERIFTNHELYIEAIRKKDRALMIESLHRNFDDVQGKVEDLWISQQLLANSADNNKQK